The region AGTTTCCCCGGCCCATCTATTTTTCTGAAaacactctaaaatgttcagacACAAATTTCTCATcaaatttcatgaaaaaccaTTTGCATTAAATTTGACTCCTGCCAAAAATTAGATTTTGCTTTCTGGAGATCTGCACCAacattaaatgtttttttcatcTGGCATTTCGCAAAACTAGTTTGAAACACTGGCACACATACTGCTGAGATATCTGCAGATGTATTTGTTTCCAGTGTTGCAGTTAGCATCATTCCATTGGCCTTTGCTGCTCCCAGTCACTTGACCACAGTGCTCATTGCCCTGCCAGTTGTCAGGCTGTCCACTTCTCCAGtatctgaaacaacaaaaaaagtacaGGTAAGCTTTAGGTAATCTACGTTTTATCTTCTGACGATGAAGTAGTAGTAAAGATCACATACTCCAAGAACTCTAAATAAGGACTCCCATCTGACCACTCCCAGGTTCCTTCCGTGACTCTGTCGTTCAGGCCGATCCAGTAGATATCGTCATCGATCTGTGTGCTCACCCAGAGCTGGAAATGTGAGAAAATCACATCAACTGTAAAAACATGGAGAAGCTTTGACCAGATTTCATTTAGGTTATGTTGGCAGCTCGTGTAGGTTGTCTCACCCTCTCATGGATGTTCTGAATGCTCATCAGGTTGGCATTACGGCCCAAACAGTACGCATTTGCCTCTAACCACGTCTTTGCATCAGTGGAAAAGTAGTAACATCGACCCTCGTACAGTCTCCAACCTTCCTGACATTGGCAATGGgctgaaaaaaaaccccaaaacaataaACTGTCCATTTTAATGTACAACTAGCAGTTCAACTGGTTGTGCTTTAAATGAGGAaaggacacatacacacaaaattgCTAAATATATTCCTCCTCCTTCAAAATTCATTCCCAAGCCCATGTAGCATGTTTGGTTTGGTTGACACATCAAAACATTGCTGAGATATATGACCTCAGGTCCTGTTTGGTAGCTTCGACTGTACAGCGTGTCTGCTTTGAAAAATCCAAAAGCCATAGATACAATTGGGAGGGTTAGTCTAAAGATCAACCATAgcagtttgttgttttttcttttttcgtaCTATCCAATATGGTGGAAAATCTGGTATGGTAGCACCTGATGTCATTGGATGCATTGAACTCAACttgtcacctccctaactaaagcccttctcccctggtcactttagatgggcggccagttctaggaagagtcctgatggatctgaacttcttccatttacagatgatggaggccactgtgctcattgggaccttcaaagcagcagaaatgtttgtgtacccttccccagatttgtgcctcaagacaatcctgtctcagaggtctacagacacttattttgacttcatgcttggtttgtgctctgacatgcactgtcaactttaggaccttatatgtagacaggtgtgtgcctttccaaatcatgtccaattagctgaatttaccccaggtggactcctattaagccgtagaaacatctcaaggatgatcagtggaaacaggatgtacctgagctcaaggctatgaatacttatgtgatcttagtttttatatataaatccattttctttcgctttatccggagtcgggtcgcgggggcagaagctcaagcaaagccggccagacctcccgatccacacacacacctcccccagctcctccgggggaaccccaaggcattcccaagccagccaagatatgtagtccctccagcgtgtcctgggtcttccccagggcctcctcccaatgggacgtgcccggaacacctctccagcgaggtgtctagggggcatccggaaaagatgtccgtaccacctcaactgactcctttcgacgtgcagGAGCattggctcgactctgagctcctcccgagtgaccgagcttctcaccctatctctaagggagcgcccagccaccctgcggaagaaactcatctcggccgcttgtactcgtgatctcattctttcggtcatgagctaaatctcatgaccataggtgaggattggaacatagatcgatcagtaaatcgagagctttgcccccctactcagctctctcttcaccacgacggtccgatacagcgaccgcatcactgcagacgctgcaccgatccgtctatcgatctcacgctccatccatccctcactcgtgaacaagaccccgagatacttaaactcctccacttgaggctaggacactccaccgacctgaagagggcaaagcacctttttccagtcgagaaccatggcctcggatttggtggtgctgattttcatcccggacgcttcacactcggctgcaaaccgccccagtgcacgctgaaggtcctgatttgacgaagccaacagaaccacatcgtccgcaaacagcagagaggagattctgtggttcccaaaccagaccccctctacaccctggctgcgcctagaaattctgtccataaaaataatgaacagaaccggtgacaaagggcagcccttgcggaggccaacgtgcactggaaacaggtttgacttactaccggcaatgtgaaccaagctcctgctgcagtcatacagggaccggatagccattAGCAAAGGacactggacccccccccccccccccccccaagggtgccccgagggacatggtggaacgccttctccagatccacaaaacacatgtggactggttgggcgaactcccatgaacccttgagcacccaatggtatggtccagtgtgccgcgaccaggacgaaaaacacactgctcctcctgaatccgaggttcgaccatcggtcgaattctcctctccagtactctggaatagaccttactgggtaggctgaggagtgtgatccccctatagttggaacacaccctccggtcccccttcttaaacagagggaccaccaccccggtctgccaatccagaggcactgtccccaatcgccacacgatgttgcagaggtgtgtcagccaagacagtcccacaacatccagagacttaaggtactcaggacggatttcatccaccccaggagccttgccaccaaggagctttctaaccacctcggtgacttcggcctgggtaatggatgagtccgcctctgagtccccagtctctgcttcctcttcggaagacgtgacgatgggattgaggcgatcctcgaagtattccttccaccacctgacaacatccccagtcagggtcaacagctccccacccgcaccgtaaacagtgctggtggagagctgtttctgcctcctgaggcgtcggacggtttgccagaatctctttgaggctgaccgatagtcctcctccatggcctccccgaactcctcccagacccagagtttttgcctctgcgaccgcacgggctgcggcacgcttggcctgccggtacctgtcagctgcctccggggtcccacctaccaacaaagataagtaggactccttcttcagcttgacggcatcccttacttccggcgtccaccaccgggttcggggattgctgccgcgacaggcaccagagaccttgtgaccacagctacaagtggccgcatcgacaatggaggtggagaacatggtccactcggactccatgtctccaacctcccccgggatctgggagaagctctcccggaggtgggagttgaagacctcgctgacagagggttccgccagtcgttcccagcagaccctcatgatatgtttgggcctgccaggtctgaccggcttcctcccctcccagcggatccaactcaccaccaggtggtgatcggtcgacagctctgcccctctcttcactcgagtgtccgagacacgtggccgaaggtcagatgatacgactacaaagtcaatcatcgacctccggctcagggtgtcctggtgccacgtgcacttatggacacccttgtgctcgaacatggtgttcatgatggacaaactgtgactagcacagaagtccaacaactgaacaccacttgggttcagatcagggaggccatgcttcccgatcacccccctccaggtctcactgtcaccgcccacgtgggcgttgaaatcccccaggagaacaatggagtccccagttggagcgctatctagtacccctcccagggactccaagaaggttggatactctgcactgctgctcggcccgtaggccgaggcaacggtgagagacctgtccccgacccgaaggcgtagggacgcgaccctctcgttcactggagtgaactccaacacatggcgactgagctgtggagcaacaagcaatgcgaccccagctcttcacctctccccgtgggcaacgccagaaaaatgaagcatccagcccctctccagctgtgcgtggaggtgagtcgactatctct is a window of Thalassophryne amazonica chromosome 17, fThaAma1.1, whole genome shotgun sequence DNA encoding:
- the LOC117529506 gene encoding C-type lectin domain family 17, member A-like, coding for MDSLLFWGFFSAHCQCQEGWRLYEGRCYYFSTDAKTWLEANAYCLGRNANLMSIQNIHERLWVSTQIDDDIYWIGLNDRVTEGTWEWSDGSPYLEFLEYVIFTTTSSSEDKT